The Methanofervidicoccus sp. A16 genome has a segment encoding these proteins:
- a CDS encoding replication factor C large subunit, producing the protein MNWVEKYRPKTLDEVVGNREAKEELKRWIEDYISGKDRKPLLLVGPPGCGKTTMARALGRDYNFDIIELNASDNRSAEVIRSIVGNASGSKSIFGKKILVVLDEVDGISGSSDKGGLKEILKIVKTAKNPIIMTANDIYKPSLKPLREICKVINLRPIPTSVILTVLKKIARNEGLDVDEETLKVIARHAEGDLRAAINDLESLALGGSLNLEDAKKLDNRNVEKTIFDAIRMILKTTNYNIALLALWDLKEDLETLEEWLAENIPREYKKMEEVATAYDYLSKADLFLGRANRRQNYSLWRYASGLMSAGVALAKKEKYRGFTPYVRPKVFTKLLQTKSERDILKKILSKISSKTHVSTKRAKEDLHYLSTILKNDPNLGAQLVDFYEFTEDEVEYLTDKNTAKKIFKILKDKEKKTEKIEKKEKVKDIKEDKVKMREIDKREVEKREETKDIKSDKIKKKDEDKKKKEKEKDKKETKGKQMTLEAFFQ; encoded by the coding sequence ATAGAGGATTATATCAGTGGTAAAGATAGAAAACCTCTACTCCTTGTCGGCCCCCCTGGATGTGGTAAAACAACAATGGCTAGGGCACTTGGAAGGGATTACAATTTCGATATAATAGAATTAAATGCAAGTGATAACAGGAGTGCCGAAGTTATCAGGAGTATCGTAGGAAATGCTTCAGGATCTAAATCTATCTTTGGTAAAAAGATACTTGTAGTACTGGATGAGGTAGATGGGATATCAGGAAGTAGTGATAAAGGTGGTTTAAAGGAGATACTGAAGATAGTAAAGACTGCAAAGAATCCAATAATAATGACTGCAAACGATATTTACAAACCATCCCTTAAACCTCTCAGGGAGATTTGTAAAGTTATCAACTTAAGGCCCATACCTACAAGTGTAATCCTCACCGTCTTAAAAAAGATTGCACGTAATGAAGGTTTAGATGTAGATGAGGAAACCCTCAAAGTTATAGCGAGACATGCCGAGGGAGATCTGAGGGCTGCAATTAACGATCTGGAATCTTTGGCACTTGGAGGGAGTTTAAATCTAGAGGATGCTAAGAAACTAGATAATAGGAACGTTGAAAAGACCATCTTTGATGCTATAAGAATGATACTGAAAACTACAAACTACAATATCGCACTACTTGCACTCTGGGATTTAAAGGAGGATCTTGAAACCCTGGAGGAGTGGCTGGCTGAAAACATTCCAAGGGAATATAAAAAGATGGAAGAGGTTGCCACTGCCTACGACTACCTCTCAAAGGCAGATCTCTTCTTAGGAAGGGCAAATAGGAGACAGAATTACAGTCTCTGGAGATACGCTTCAGGTCTTATGAGTGCTGGAGTGGCTCTTGCAAAGAAGGAAAAGTACAGAGGGTTTACACCATATGTAAGGCCAAAAGTATTTACTAAACTACTACAGACTAAATCTGAGAGAGATATTCTAAAGAAGATACTTTCCAAGATCAGTTCAAAAACCCATGTATCCACTAAGAGGGCGAAGGAGGATCTACATTATCTATCTACTATATTGAAGAACGATCCTAACTTAGGAGCCCAACTTGTAGATTTCTACGAATTTACAGAGGATGAGGTGGAATACCTAACAGATAAGAACACTGCTAAGAAGATATTTAAGATACTTAAGGATAAAGAAAAGAAAACTGAAAAGATAGAGAAAAAGGAAAAAGTTAAGGATATTAAAGAGGATAAGGTAAAAATGAGGGAGATAGATAAAAGAGAGGTTGAGAAAAGGGAGGAAACTAAAGATATCAAAAGTGATAAAATAAAAAAGAAGGATGAAGATAAAAAGAAAAAGGAAAAAGAAAAGGATAAAAAAGAGACTAAAGGAAAACAGATGACGTTGGAGGCATTCTTTCAATGA
- a CDS encoding radical SAM protein, with protein sequence MKNLLIDFNEFKMITDVKLKGDTLNIEICKNYEISLPLDKILNHPYQLEDNKLLIEGKTTEYKLHSLKASILNLISLSISQGMKSKITGRKTYYICDPVPLLGHTAFGLIDRGTNIIQVRGLCGCNINCPFCSVDEGRYSKTRKNDYYVDMDHLLKWYLKIVEVKGNKHLEAHLDGQGEPTLYHPLPDLVQHLHEINSKGDGIVTIQTNGVGLTYKLIDELEEAGLHRINLSINAIDEKMSRGLAGSRSYDIKGILEIAEYIKNTKIHLLIAPILLPGINDEEFKRVIDYAVELERRSPQNTINPITGRKDPILGVQLCQIYQFGRRMKRMKLWNFKKFYKLLRNYEEEYRKKGIDIQLITPLSKAFGNHRRKRFPIPFKVNSKVKTKVILDGRIKGEVIGCAKDRLIQIINVENPEKWIGKEVKVRILSTKDGIFVGELSH encoded by the coding sequence ATGAAAAACTTACTCATAGATTTCAACGAATTTAAAATGATAACTGATGTTAAATTAAAAGGTGATACCTTAAATATTGAGATTTGTAAGAATTACGAGATCTCCCTACCTCTAGACAAAATACTTAATCATCCATATCAATTAGAGGATAACAAACTCCTAATAGAAGGTAAAACAACAGAGTACAAATTACACTCCCTTAAGGCGAGTATCCTTAATCTAATTTCACTCTCCATCTCTCAAGGTATGAAAAGTAAAATAACTGGTAGAAAAACGTATTATATCTGCGATCCAGTGCCTCTACTGGGACATACAGCCTTTGGCTTAATAGATAGAGGTACAAACATAATTCAAGTTAGAGGACTATGTGGTTGCAACATAAACTGTCCCTTCTGCTCCGTTGATGAGGGTAGGTACTCTAAAACAAGAAAGAACGACTACTACGTAGATATGGATCACCTGTTGAAGTGGTACCTGAAAATAGTGGAGGTTAAAGGTAATAAACACCTAGAGGCTCACTTAGATGGACAGGGGGAGCCAACACTCTACCATCCTCTCCCAGATCTTGTACAACATCTCCATGAGATCAACAGTAAGGGAGATGGGATAGTAACTATCCAGACAAATGGAGTAGGTTTAACCTATAAGTTGATAGATGAGTTGGAGGAGGCAGGACTACACAGGATAAACCTCTCCATAAACGCCATAGATGAAAAGATGAGTAGAGGTTTGGCAGGTAGTAGATCCTACGATATAAAAGGTATATTGGAGATAGCGGAGTACATCAAGAATACAAAGATACACCTTCTGATAGCACCTATCCTCCTCCCAGGTATAAACGATGAGGAGTTCAAAAGGGTGATAGATTACGCTGTAGAGTTGGAGAGGAGGAGCCCTCAAAATACTATAAACCCTATCACAGGTAGAAAGGATCCAATACTTGGAGTTCAACTGTGTCAGATATACCAGTTTGGTAGAAGGATGAAGAGGATGAAGTTATGGAATTTTAAGAAGTTCTATAAACTACTGAGAAATTACGAAGAGGAGTACAGGAAAAAAGGTATAGATATCCAACTGATAACTCCACTCTCCAAAGCCTTTGGAAACCATAGGAGAAAGAGGTTTCCTATACCATTTAAAGTAAATAGTAAAGTTAAAACTAAGGTTATACTAGATGGGAGAATTAAGGGAGAGGTAATTGGATGTGCCAAGGATAGACTTATACAGATAATAAATGTAGAGAACCCTGAAAAATGGATAGGAAAGGAGGTTAAGGTAAGGATACTTAGTACTAAAGATGGCATATTTGTAGGAGAGTTGTCTCATTGA